In one Cellulomonas sp. JZ18 genomic region, the following are encoded:
- a CDS encoding general stress protein yields the protein MAFSQSGRIPSTPTLPTGETVASYRTYLEAQKAVDVLADKAFPVQHVTIVGTDLRMVERVLRRLSYPSAALGGFASGAWFGLFVGLLLTLFSPPNSASVLLPAILFGGAFGLLFSVITYAMTRNRRDFASASQIVASSYSVLCHEEHAHRARAILQEVGGVVGTAPAPVAPVGPPPSDPRSSYPAPPQQGAAPQPGPSYPGPSQPAPPQPGTPPPGTPQPPPQA from the coding sequence ATGGCCTTCTCGCAATCCGGTCGGATCCCCAGCACCCCGACGCTGCCCACGGGCGAGACGGTGGCGTCGTACCGCACCTACCTCGAGGCCCAGAAGGCGGTCGACGTGCTCGCCGACAAGGCGTTCCCGGTGCAGCACGTGACGATCGTCGGCACCGACCTGCGCATGGTCGAGCGCGTCCTGCGGCGCCTGTCCTACCCGAGCGCGGCGCTCGGCGGCTTCGCGTCCGGCGCCTGGTTCGGCCTGTTCGTCGGCCTGCTCCTCACGCTGTTCTCGCCGCCCAACAGCGCGAGCGTGCTGCTGCCCGCCATCCTCTTCGGCGGTGCGTTCGGCCTGCTCTTCTCCGTCATCACGTACGCCATGACGCGCAACCGGCGCGACTTCGCGTCCGCGAGCCAGATCGTGGCGTCGTCGTACTCCGTGCTCTGCCACGAGGAGCACGCGCACCGGGCGCGCGCGATCCTGCAGGAGGTCGGCGGCGTGGTCGGCACCGCCCCCGCACCCGTGGCGCCCGTCGGTCCGCCGCCGTCCGACCCGCGGTCGTCGTACCCGGCACCCCCGCAGCAGGGGGCGGCCCCGCAGCCCGGGCCGTCGTACCCCGGGCCGTCGCAGCCCGCCCCGCCGCAGCCCGGCACCCCGCCGCCCGGCACGCCGCAGCCGCCGCCGCAGGCCTGA
- a CDS encoding magnesium transporter MgtE N-terminal domain-containing protein, with translation MSSVGTRVFVARLAGTRVFDPLGDEVGRVRDVVVLVRLKGAPRAVGLVVEVPGRRRVFLPLTRVTSIDAGQVISTGLVNMRRFEQRASETLVVGELLDRTVELADGSGSARVEDVAMEQQRNGDWLVAKVFVRRADHRAGLLRRRGETLLVPVDQVRGLARPSADQGAELLLAQYEDMKAADLADVLHELGLTRRLEVASALDDERLADVLEELPEDDQVAILRALELPRAADVLEAMQPDDAADLLGELPQEQAAQLLELMEPEEAKDVRRLLAYEDNTAGGLMTTEPVILGPETSIAAALAHVRRQDLTPALASLVFVARPPLETPTGRFIGVVHLQRMLREAPHEAIGQIVDTDLEPVAVGTPLLSVTRQLATYNLLALPVVDEQRRLLGAVSVDDVLDHLLPEDWRETDDENAGPPTRPTPVVRGVRRG, from the coding sequence GTGAGCAGCGTCGGGACCAGGGTGTTCGTCGCGCGCCTCGCCGGCACGAGGGTCTTCGACCCGCTCGGGGACGAGGTCGGGCGGGTGCGCGACGTCGTCGTGCTCGTGCGGCTCAAGGGTGCCCCGCGCGCGGTGGGCCTCGTCGTGGAGGTGCCCGGCCGGCGCCGCGTCTTCCTCCCGCTCACGCGGGTGACGAGCATCGACGCCGGTCAGGTCATCTCCACGGGCCTGGTGAACATGCGGCGCTTCGAGCAGCGCGCGTCGGAGACGCTCGTCGTCGGCGAGCTCCTGGACCGCACGGTCGAGCTGGCCGACGGGTCCGGCAGCGCCCGCGTCGAGGACGTCGCGATGGAGCAGCAGCGCAACGGCGACTGGCTGGTCGCGAAGGTGTTCGTGCGCCGGGCGGACCACCGGGCGGGGCTGCTGCGCCGGCGCGGGGAGACGCTGCTGGTGCCCGTCGACCAGGTGCGCGGGCTCGCCCGGCCGAGCGCCGACCAGGGCGCCGAGCTGCTGCTCGCGCAGTACGAGGACATGAAGGCCGCCGACCTCGCCGACGTGCTGCACGAGCTGGGGCTGACGCGCCGCCTCGAGGTGGCGAGCGCACTCGACGACGAGCGCCTCGCGGACGTGCTCGAGGAGCTGCCCGAGGACGACCAGGTCGCGATCCTGCGTGCGCTCGAGCTGCCCCGTGCGGCCGACGTCCTCGAGGCGATGCAGCCGGACGACGCCGCGGACCTGCTCGGCGAGCTGCCGCAGGAGCAGGCGGCCCAGCTGCTCGAGCTCATGGAGCCCGAGGAGGCGAAGGACGTCCGCCGCCTGCTGGCGTACGAGGACAACACCGCGGGCGGTCTCATGACGACCGAGCCGGTCATCCTGGGCCCGGAGACGTCGATCGCGGCGGCCCTCGCGCACGTGCGGCGCCAGGACCTCACCCCTGCCCTCGCGTCGCTCGTGTTCGTGGCACGTCCCCCGCTCGAGACGCCGACCGGCCGGTTCATCGGCGTCGTGCACCTGCAGCGCATGCTGCGCGAGGCGCCGCACGAGGCGATCGGGCAGATCGTCGACACCGACCTCGAGCCGGTGGCCGTCGGCACGCCGCTGCTGTCCGTGACGCGTCAGCTCGCGACGTACAACCTGCTCGCGCTGCCGGTGGTCGACGAGCAGCGGCGCCTGCTGGGCGCCGTCTCGGTCGACGACGTCCTCGACCACCTGCTGCCCGAGGACTGGCGCGAGACGGACGACGAGAACGCCGGTCCGCCGACACGGCCGACGCCGGTCGTGCGGGGGGTGCGTCGTGGCTGA
- a CDS encoding energy-coupling factor transporter transmembrane protein EcfT, whose translation MSAAAAVAQAWAPDVRPGVLRRLNPLSKVAATLPATVLLVVWHEPVAALVLAAAAAAVLLGGGGLPARVLVGLLVVGPLAAVAVGVALGLWVAPTVTAGSPVLVRLGPLAYTQAALAEGLGTVARLYAVLLLASVGGLTTTGPDLVRAAQQHLRVPYRVGWTALAAFRFVPRFGHELAVIRAAHRVRGTDTGTGPVADLRRYVGYAVPLLAGALRHAERVALAMDARGFGAHPTRTERHRVPWRARDTALVALTWAGTLATWLLLR comes from the coding sequence GTGAGCGCGGCGGCCGCCGTGGCGCAGGCGTGGGCGCCCGACGTGCGTCCCGGCGTCCTGCGCCGGCTCAACCCGTTGTCGAAGGTCGCCGCGACGCTGCCGGCGACCGTGCTGCTCGTGGTGTGGCACGAGCCGGTGGCCGCGCTCGTGCTCGCGGCGGCCGCGGCCGCGGTGCTCCTCGGAGGCGGTGGCCTGCCCGCCCGGGTGCTGGTGGGCCTGCTGGTCGTCGGGCCGCTCGCCGCCGTGGCGGTCGGCGTCGCCCTCGGCCTGTGGGTCGCGCCGACGGTGACGGCGGGCTCGCCCGTCCTCGTCCGGCTGGGGCCGCTCGCCTACACGCAGGCGGCGCTCGCCGAGGGGCTCGGTACGGTCGCGCGCCTGTACGCCGTGCTGCTCCTGGCGTCCGTGGGCGGGCTCACCACGACCGGCCCGGACCTGGTGCGGGCGGCCCAGCAGCACCTGCGCGTGCCGTACCGGGTGGGCTGGACCGCGCTGGCGGCGTTCCGGTTCGTGCCGCGGTTCGGGCACGAGCTGGCGGTCATCCGCGCCGCCCACCGGGTGCGCGGCACCGACACGGGCACGGGCCCGGTCGCGGACCTGCGCCGCTACGTCGGGTACGCCGTGCCGCTGCTCGCGGGGGCGCTGCGGCACGCCGAGCGGGTCGCGCTCGCGATGGACGCCCGCGGCTTCGGCGCGCACCCGACCCGCACGGAGCGCCACCGCGTGCCGTGGCGGGCGCGGGACACCGCGCTCGTCGCGCTGACGTGGGCCGGCACGCTGGCGACCTGGCTCCTGCTGCGCTGA
- the galK gene encoding galactokinase has translation MTTDAPAPQPTWTPAWDRAEGEERARALFAATFESPPDGVRSAPGRVNLIGEHTDYNGGLALPIALPHRTYAAVARRDDDLVRLVSAQEPSGVREVRLADAVPGAVTGWPAYVVGVAWALREAGHAVGGFDVAIDSCVPFGAGLSSSAALEAAVAVALDALFGLGLAGTVVDGAADDDAGRAALADLCVRAENEMAGAPTGGMDQAASLRARAGHALLLDCRDGAVRHVPFDLAAHDLALLVVDTRAPHSHVDGEYAQRRAACERAATLLGAPDLREVAQDADLRARADAALADQPDGEVLVRRVRHVVTEIDRVTAFVGRLEDGDVRGVGPLMDASHASLRDDYEVSCRELDVAVAAAREAGALGARMTGGGFGGSAVALVPAERLDAVAGAVAAAFDAAGLRAPAFAVAVAAPPAG, from the coding sequence ATGACGACCGACGCCCCCGCCCCGCAGCCCACCTGGACCCCCGCCTGGGACCGCGCCGAGGGCGAGGAGCGGGCCCGCGCGCTGTTCGCCGCGACGTTCGAGTCCCCGCCCGACGGCGTGCGGTCCGCACCGGGCCGGGTCAACCTCATCGGCGAGCACACCGACTACAACGGCGGGCTCGCGCTGCCGATCGCACTGCCGCACCGCACCTACGCGGCCGTCGCACGTCGGGACGACGACCTCGTGCGGCTCGTCTCGGCGCAGGAGCCCTCGGGCGTGCGCGAGGTGCGGCTGGCCGACGCGGTGCCCGGTGCGGTCACCGGCTGGCCGGCGTACGTGGTCGGGGTGGCGTGGGCGCTGCGGGAGGCGGGGCACGCGGTCGGCGGGTTCGACGTCGCGATCGACTCGTGCGTGCCGTTCGGCGCCGGCCTGTCGTCGTCGGCGGCGCTCGAGGCGGCCGTCGCGGTGGCGCTCGACGCGCTGTTCGGCCTCGGCCTGGCCGGCACGGTCGTCGACGGCGCGGCGGACGACGACGCGGGACGCGCGGCGCTCGCCGACCTGTGCGTGCGCGCGGAGAACGAGATGGCGGGCGCCCCGACGGGCGGCATGGACCAGGCGGCGTCGCTGCGCGCGCGCGCCGGGCACGCCCTCCTGCTCGACTGCCGCGACGGCGCGGTGCGCCACGTCCCGTTCGACCTGGCGGCCCACGACCTGGCGCTGCTGGTCGTCGACACGCGCGCGCCGCACTCGCACGTGGACGGCGAGTACGCGCAGCGGCGCGCGGCGTGCGAGCGGGCGGCGACGCTGCTCGGTGCGCCGGACCTGCGCGAGGTGGCGCAGGACGCGGACCTGCGCGCCCGTGCCGACGCCGCGCTGGCCGACCAGCCGGACGGCGAGGTGCTCGTGCGCCGCGTCCGGCACGTCGTCACCGAGATCGACCGCGTGACGGCGTTCGTCGGACGGCTCGAGGACGGGGACGTCCGCGGCGTCGGGCCGCTCATGGACGCGTCGCACGCGTCGCTGCGCGACGACTACGAGGTGTCCTGCCGCGAGCTGGACGTCGCGGTCGCGGCCGCCCGCGAGGCCGGTGCCCTGGGCGCGCGCATGACCGGCGGCGGGTTCGGCGGCTCCGCCGTGGCGCTGGTGCCGGCGGAGCGGCTCGACGCCGTGGCCGGCGCGGTCGCGGCGGCGTTCGACGCGGCCGGTCTGCGCGCACCCGCGTTCGCGGTGGCCGTGGCGGCGCCGCCCGCGGGCTGA
- a CDS encoding siderophore-interacting protein, with product MTRSSTLLKPVDQRLLRGEVLARRRVTPHMLRVTVGGGELAAAFEPRGADQWFRLFVPRPGQDALHLPSGVDLKGYARYLTMPESRRPLLRNYTVRATRPGEVDVDLVAHGDLTPGTVSAAGWAARCEVGSPVALLDEGVTFADDGTQDWTLVVAEESGLPAAAGVLAALPRDARGIAFLEVPTREDVQPLEAPDGIEVRWLVRDDPHAVPGALALRTVTAAALPTGRPYAFVVGEQALPQGVRRHLVAQGVAKTDIAFCGYWKHGAGPAR from the coding sequence GTGACCCGTTCCAGCACCCTGCTCAAGCCCGTGGACCAGCGACTCCTGCGTGGCGAGGTGCTGGCCCGCCGGCGCGTCACGCCGCACATGCTCCGCGTGACCGTCGGCGGCGGCGAGCTCGCCGCGGCCTTCGAGCCCCGCGGCGCCGACCAGTGGTTCCGCCTGTTCGTGCCCCGGCCCGGGCAGGACGCGCTGCACCTGCCGTCGGGCGTGGACCTCAAGGGGTACGCCCGCTACCTGACGATGCCCGAGTCGCGTCGCCCGCTGCTGCGCAACTACACGGTGCGCGCCACGCGGCCGGGTGAGGTCGACGTCGACCTGGTGGCGCACGGCGACCTGACGCCCGGCACGGTGAGCGCGGCCGGGTGGGCGGCCCGCTGCGAGGTCGGCAGCCCCGTCGCGCTGCTCGACGAGGGCGTGACGTTCGCGGACGACGGGACGCAGGACTGGACGCTCGTCGTCGCGGAGGAGTCGGGCCTGCCGGCGGCCGCGGGGGTGCTCGCGGCGCTGCCCCGTGACGCGCGCGGGATCGCGTTCCTCGAGGTGCCGACGCGTGAGGACGTGCAGCCGCTCGAGGCCCCGGACGGCATCGAGGTGCGCTGGCTGGTGCGGGACGACCCGCACGCCGTGCCCGGAGCGCTCGCGCTGCGGACGGTCACGGCCGCGGCGCTGCCCACCGGGCGGCCGTACGCGTTCGTCGTGGGTGAGCAGGCGCTGCCGCAGGGGGTGCGGCGGCACCTCGTCGCCCAGGGCGTGGCGAAGACGGACATCGCGTTCTGCGGCTACTGGAAGCACGGAGCAGGGCCGGCGCGCTGA
- a CDS encoding DUF1003 domain-containing protein, which produces MADRLDQPREGRRSLLPRVHVGEDASGRVSESIARFLGTPRFIFYLTVFCALWLLWNADWGPDRFRFDDPANGFTALTLMLSLQASYAAPLILLAQNRQADRDRVQAEQDRQRAERNLADTEFLAREMASLRIALSEVATRDFVRSELRNLLEELQAEQDDDASGDRVRGEGAPRAADR; this is translated from the coding sequence GTGGCTGACCGCCTGGACCAGCCGCGCGAGGGCCGGCGGTCGCTGCTGCCGCGCGTGCACGTCGGCGAGGACGCGTCGGGGCGCGTCTCGGAGTCGATCGCGCGCTTCCTGGGTACCCCGCGCTTCATCTTCTACCTGACGGTGTTCTGCGCGCTCTGGCTGCTGTGGAACGCCGACTGGGGACCGGACCGCTTCCGGTTCGACGACCCGGCGAACGGCTTCACGGCCCTGACGCTCATGCTCTCGCTGCAGGCGTCCTACGCCGCGCCGCTGATCCTGCTCGCGCAGAACCGGCAGGCGGACCGCGACCGCGTGCAGGCCGAGCAGGACCGGCAGCGCGCGGAGCGCAACCTCGCCGACACCGAGTTCCTCGCGCGCGAGATGGCGTCGCTGCGCATCGCGCTGTCGGAGGTGGCGACGCGCGACTTCGTGCGCTCGGAGCTGCGCAACCTGCTGGAGGAGCTGCAGGCCGAGCAGGACGACGACGCGTCCGGCGACCGGGTGCGCGGCGAGGGCGCACCGCGGGCCGCCGACCGCTGA
- the galT gene encoding galactose-1-phosphate uridylyltransferase has product MSTPQPAPQARVRRTSTRLADGRELIYFDDSEPYVSGAATRRLDDPRPLPDRFAPVPGPDGSPQPVTGPELRRDPLTGEWIPMAAHRMNRTFLPPADANPLAPAKPGATYQDGEIPDTDYDVVVFENRFPSLLAVPGLDDTTEDVDGEALWRRRPAAGRCEVICFSSDPTASLSSVTPHRMRTIVEAWVDRTQVLSALPGIEQVFCFENRGKEIGVTLHHPHGQIYAFPYVTPRTRAMLAQAQEHAEGTGRLLGRDVLDAELRHGERVVLESEHWVAYVPFAARWPVEVHLAPRRDVPDLPALTDAERADLAVTYLTLLRRLDQFFVDGDGAAIPLPYISGWHQAPVHEGREVSRLHLQVFSVLRAPGKLKYLAGVESGMGAWISDTTPERIARRLQELA; this is encoded by the coding sequence GTGAGCACCCCGCAGCCCGCACCGCAGGCCCGCGTCCGCCGCACCAGCACCCGGCTGGCGGACGGCCGCGAGCTCATCTACTTCGACGACTCCGAGCCGTACGTGTCGGGTGCCGCGACGCGCCGCCTCGACGACCCGCGCCCGCTGCCCGACAGGTTCGCACCCGTCCCGGGCCCGGACGGCAGCCCCCAGCCCGTCACCGGGCCGGAGCTGCGGCGCGACCCGCTCACGGGCGAGTGGATCCCCATGGCGGCGCACCGCATGAACCGCACGTTCCTGCCGCCGGCCGACGCGAACCCGCTCGCCCCGGCCAAGCCCGGCGCGACGTACCAGGACGGCGAGATCCCGGACACCGACTACGACGTCGTCGTGTTCGAGAACCGCTTCCCGTCCCTGCTCGCGGTGCCCGGCCTGGACGACACCACCGAGGACGTCGACGGCGAGGCGCTGTGGCGCCGACGGCCGGCGGCGGGGCGGTGCGAGGTCATCTGCTTCTCGTCCGACCCCACCGCGTCGCTGTCGAGCGTCACGCCGCACCGCATGCGCACGATCGTCGAGGCGTGGGTCGACCGCACGCAGGTGCTGTCCGCGCTGCCGGGCATCGAGCAGGTCTTCTGCTTCGAGAACCGCGGCAAGGAGATCGGGGTGACCCTGCACCACCCGCACGGGCAGATCTACGCGTTCCCGTACGTGACCCCGCGCACGCGGGCGATGCTCGCGCAGGCGCAGGAGCACGCCGAGGGCACGGGCCGGCTGCTGGGCCGCGACGTGCTGGACGCCGAGCTGCGGCACGGCGAGCGCGTCGTGCTGGAGTCCGAGCACTGGGTGGCGTACGTGCCGTTCGCCGCCCGCTGGCCCGTCGAGGTGCACCTCGCCCCGCGCCGCGACGTGCCGGACCTGCCGGCGCTGACCGACGCCGAGCGGGCGGACCTCGCGGTCACGTACCTGACCCTGCTGCGCCGCCTCGACCAGTTCTTCGTCGACGGCGACGGCGCGGCGATCCCGCTGCCGTACATCTCCGGCTGGCACCAGGCCCCCGTGCACGAGGGCCGGGAGGTCTCCCGACTGCACCTGCAGGTGTTCTCGGTCCTGCGCGCCCCCGGCAAGCTGAAGTACCTCGCCGGCGTCGAGTCCGGCATGGGCGCCTGGATCTCCGACACGACGCCCGAGCGCATCGCCCGCCGCCTGCAGGAGCTGGCGTGA
- a CDS encoding DeoR/GlpR family DNA-binding transcription regulator, giving the protein MLASQRQERVLAHVRTHGAVRVADLVRTLGVSDMTVRRDIAELARAGLVRRVHGGAVAPDTPARSTDEPGFEAKRTWAGPEKAAVARAALADVEAGQALALSAGSTTWLLASLLAADPALRPLTVVTNGLRVADVLHAAGDDALEVVLTGGTRTPSDALVGPVADAALAALRVDRTFLGVHGLDADGATTPNLAEAATDRALVRCAAATTVLADHTKWGIVGLARICGYDDVDTLVTDAGVPDDARTHLSASVGRLVVAPVDAPADSPARTPDAAPTPGDQP; this is encoded by the coding sequence ATGCTCGCGTCGCAGCGTCAGGAGCGGGTCCTCGCCCACGTGCGGACCCACGGGGCCGTGCGCGTCGCGGACCTCGTGCGCACGCTCGGGGTCAGCGACATGACGGTCCGGCGCGACATCGCCGAGCTCGCCCGCGCGGGCCTCGTGCGCCGCGTGCACGGCGGCGCGGTCGCCCCCGACACGCCCGCCCGGTCGACCGACGAGCCCGGGTTCGAGGCGAAGCGCACGTGGGCCGGCCCCGAGAAGGCCGCCGTGGCCCGGGCGGCACTCGCCGACGTCGAGGCCGGCCAGGCGCTCGCGCTGTCCGCGGGGAGCACCACGTGGCTGCTCGCCTCCCTGCTCGCCGCGGACCCGGCGCTGCGCCCGCTCACGGTCGTCACCAACGGCCTGCGCGTCGCCGACGTGCTGCACGCCGCCGGGGACGACGCGCTGGAGGTCGTGCTCACCGGCGGGACCCGGACGCCGTCCGACGCGCTCGTCGGCCCGGTGGCCGACGCCGCCCTCGCCGCCCTGCGCGTCGACCGCACGTTCCTGGGCGTGCACGGCCTCGACGCGGACGGCGCCACGACGCCCAACCTCGCCGAGGCGGCGACGGACCGCGCGCTCGTGCGCTGCGCCGCCGCGACCACGGTGCTCGCCGACCACACGAAGTGGGGCATCGTCGGCCTCGCCCGCATCTGCGGGTACGACGACGTCGACACGCTCGTCACCGACGCGGGCGTACCGGACGACGCGCGCACGCACCTCTCGGCGTCCGTCGGGCGCCTCGTCGTCGCACCGGTGGACGCACCGGCCGACTCCCCCGCCCGCACCCCTGACGCCGCCCCGACCCCCGGAGACCAGCCGTGA
- a CDS encoding ABC transporter ATP-binding protein, with translation MSVRVEDVRIRHEGRTAWTPDGVTFEVRPGEVVLLLGPSGSGKSTLALALDGLVPHAVPAELAGRVLVAGTPTTSTTVARLSEHVAMVFQDPDAQVVTGTVLDEVCFGPENLCVPADEVLARAEQALRAVGLWERRSDAPDVLSGGGRQRLAIACALALGSPVLVLDEPTANLDPVGTEEVYAALRAVVADGTRAVVLVEHDLDAAVDLVDRVVVLDRGGRLVLDGPTRAVLADRAEEVAALGVWLPVATLAALRLRAAGVPLDPLPLTPAELAAGLDACEVLPAPQVPAAPAGAPEVEPAVQVRGLTVRRGGRTVLDDVHLDVPAGAVLALVGVNGAGKTTLAQAVAGVVPPPSGTVRVGGVDPARTPPRTLVRHVGFVFQNPEHQLVRGTVADELAHGLRLQGTDEATTGAAVDDLLRRLDLTAERDVHPFLLSGGQKRRLSVGTALVTGARVLVLDEPTYGQDRARATELLLLLERLVADGTTVLLVTHDLQLVADHATHVAVLRDGRVLAAGPTSQVLAGTALDDAGLLPPPLARATRRVRRHPAWRAVARLADLPPAATAQVAPRPGAGVGVRS, from the coding sequence GTGAGCGTCCGCGTCGAGGACGTCCGCATCCGGCACGAGGGCCGCACGGCCTGGACGCCGGACGGGGTGACCTTCGAGGTGCGGCCCGGGGAGGTCGTGCTGCTGCTCGGCCCGAGCGGGTCGGGCAAGTCGACGCTCGCCCTGGCGCTCGACGGGCTCGTCCCGCACGCGGTGCCGGCCGAGCTGGCGGGACGCGTCCTCGTGGCGGGCACGCCGACGACGAGCACCACGGTCGCCCGGCTGTCCGAGCACGTGGCGATGGTCTTCCAGGACCCCGACGCGCAGGTCGTCACCGGGACCGTGCTCGACGAGGTGTGCTTCGGCCCCGAGAACCTGTGCGTCCCCGCCGACGAGGTGCTCGCACGCGCCGAGCAGGCGCTGCGTGCCGTCGGGCTGTGGGAGCGGCGGTCGGACGCGCCGGACGTGCTGTCGGGCGGCGGCCGGCAGCGCCTGGCGATCGCGTGCGCGCTCGCGCTGGGCTCGCCGGTGCTCGTCCTCGACGAGCCGACGGCCAACCTCGACCCCGTGGGCACCGAGGAGGTGTACGCGGCGCTGCGCGCGGTCGTCGCCGACGGCACGCGGGCCGTCGTCCTCGTGGAGCACGACCTCGACGCGGCCGTCGACCTCGTCGACCGCGTCGTCGTGCTGGACCGCGGCGGCCGGCTCGTGCTCGACGGGCCGACGCGTGCGGTGCTGGCGGACCGCGCCGAGGAGGTGGCCGCGCTCGGCGTGTGGCTGCCGGTCGCGACGCTGGCCGCGCTGCGGCTGCGGGCGGCCGGCGTCCCGCTGGACCCGCTCCCCCTGACCCCGGCCGAGCTCGCGGCAGGGCTCGACGCGTGCGAGGTCCTCCCCGCCCCGCAGGTGCCCGCGGCGCCGGCGGGCGCGCCCGAGGTCGAGCCCGCCGTGCAGGTGCGCGGCCTCACGGTCCGGCGCGGCGGACGGACCGTGCTCGACGACGTGCACCTCGACGTCCCGGCGGGCGCGGTGCTCGCGCTCGTGGGCGTCAACGGCGCGGGCAAGACGACGCTCGCGCAGGCGGTCGCCGGCGTCGTGCCGCCGCCGAGCGGGACGGTCCGCGTGGGCGGCGTCGACCCGGCGCGCACGCCGCCGCGCACGCTCGTGCGGCACGTGGGGTTCGTCTTCCAGAACCCGGAGCACCAGCTGGTCCGCGGCACGGTCGCCGACGAGCTCGCGCACGGGCTGCGCCTGCAGGGGACCGACGAGGCCACGACGGGCGCCGCCGTCGACGACCTCCTGCGCCGCCTCGACCTGACGGCCGAGCGCGACGTGCACCCGTTCCTGCTCTCCGGCGGGCAGAAGCGGCGCCTGTCGGTCGGGACGGCGCTCGTGACCGGGGCGCGCGTGCTCGTGCTCGACGAGCCGACGTACGGGCAGGACCGCGCGCGCGCCACGGAGCTGCTCCTGCTCCTCGAGCGCCTGGTGGCCGACGGCACGACCGTCCTGCTCGTGACGCACGACCTGCAGCTCGTCGCCGACCACGCCACGCACGTCGCGGTGCTCCGGGACGGGCGCGTGCTCGCCGCCGGCCCGACGTCGCAGGTGCTCGCGGGCACCGCCCTGGACGACGCGGGCCTGCTGCCGCCGCCGCTGGCCCGCGCGACCCGCCGGGTGCGCCGCCACCCCGCGTGGCGTGCGGTGGCCCGCCTCGCGGACCTGCCGCCCGCGGCCACGGCGCAGGTCGCGCCGCGCCCCGGGGCCGGCGTCGGGGTGCGGTCGTGA
- a CDS encoding ECF transporter S component, with amino-acid sequence MTRWSTRLLLSCAAIGVGGGLVGIPSFYLFTSLATAAPFLMGLAAGFYLLPGTIALAAFRRPGVGFLSTMLAAVAAAPFVPGSFTTLYGWLYVAVLLEVPFALLGYRWWRAPVFYVAPLVGTAFYTWTWWTYYDIGGYQVWAQVALPTLLLGTMLLFTWLARVVAARLAATGAMRGLRLPEDRRRRATAPAAPAASAPSAAPSASAPAADVPAPTA; translated from the coding sequence ATGACCCGCTGGAGCACCCGCCTGCTGCTGTCCTGCGCCGCGATCGGCGTCGGGGGCGGCCTCGTCGGCATCCCCAGCTTCTACCTCTTCACGAGCCTCGCCACGGCGGCGCCGTTCCTCATGGGCCTCGCCGCCGGGTTCTACCTGCTCCCGGGCACGATCGCGCTGGCCGCGTTCCGCCGCCCGGGCGTGGGCTTCCTGTCGACGATGCTCGCCGCGGTCGCCGCCGCCCCGTTCGTGCCCGGCAGCTTCACGACGCTCTACGGGTGGCTCTACGTGGCCGTGCTGCTCGAGGTGCCGTTCGCGCTGCTCGGCTACCGGTGGTGGCGCGCCCCGGTGTTCTACGTCGCGCCCCTGGTCGGGACGGCGTTCTACACCTGGACCTGGTGGACGTACTACGACATCGGCGGCTACCAGGTCTGGGCGCAGGTGGCGCTGCCGACGCTGCTGCTCGGGACGATGCTGCTGTTCACGTGGCTCGCGCGGGTCGTCGCCGCGCGGCTCGCGGCCACCGGCGCGATGCGCGGGCTGCGCCTGCCGGAGGACCGCCGCCGCCGGGCGACGGCCCCCGCAGCGCCCGCAGCGTCCGCACCGTCCGCGGCGCCCTCGGCGTCCGCCCCGGCGGCCGACGTCCCGGCACCGACCGCGTGA